The following is a genomic window from Anaerolineales bacterium.
GGCTGAAGTGGCAGGAGCGTGAATACGCTGAACAGCAACCGCGCCTGACCAACGCCCGTGAAAATGCCGATCTGGAGATCCGCACCGACGAACCGGAACCGGAGGAAGTGCTGAGGCAGGTCTTGGCGTATCTGGCTAACTGGCCTGCTGGATAAACGCGGCCAGGTGCTGCTTCTGGGCCACTAGTGAGGCGGGATGAATGTACATCATATGCCCTGCTTCGTAGTATTCCATCGAGACATTCTGGCGTAATTCCGCGGCCAGCTGCATATGGCTAAAGGTGTACTCCGTCGCAAAATACGGCGTAGCCATGTCGTAGTAGCCATTGGCCACAAACACCCGTAAGGCGGGGTTGACATGCATCGCTTTTCGCAACATCTCCGCCACGTTCACGTACTGGTTTTCGAATTCTTTGTAGCTCCACGGGTACACCCGCCAAGAAAGGATTTCGTACGGCAGATCGCTTTCAAAGTTGAGTTCTTCGCGCAGATACTGGTTCAAGGTCGCCGTGAAGGCGCCCTGAATGGCGGCATAGCTGGGGTCGAATTCGTAGTTCTCGCCCGCCGCATCCCGGTCAGCTGCCGTGAAGCGGCTGTCCAGTCGCCCCACGGTGCGCCGCTCAGCGCGCAGCAGTTCCTTGGTAAAGCGGTGGATCTCAATGCGCAGATTGGTGCGCTCCACGTACTCCGCAGACAGTCCGGTGTACTCCGCCAACTTGGCCGCCAGCTGGCCGCGCTCTTCAGCCGGCAGCGCATCCCCGCGCATCAGGGCCAGGGTGTACTCTGTGCTGGCAAAGTCTTCAACTTCTTTCAGCAATTTTCGCAGGTCGGGGAAGCGCTTGCGGTCCAGTTGGCCGTGGTACCAGGCCGTGGCCGCATACGTAGGCAGGAACATGATGAAAGGCAGATCATTGCCTGGGTTGAAGTCCGCCGTGGAGAAATCAAGGATCGAGGAGATCAGCATCACGCCATTCAGGTAAAGACCATGACGTTCCTGCAGATGATGGCTGAGCGCAGCGGCACGCGTGGTGCCGTAGCTCTCGCCGATTAGGAACTTGGGTGAGGTCCAGCGCATCTGGCGCGTGGTGTACAAGCGAATGAACTCGCCCACCACTTCCATGTCCTTCTGCATACCATGGAACTGCTTGGCCTCCTCGCCCGGAACGGCCCGGCTGAAGCCGGTAGTCACCGGGTCGATGAAGACCAAGTCGGTCTCCTCCAGAATGGAGTACTCATTGTCCAGCAAGCGGAATGGCGGTTTGGGCATGCCCGCGTCCGGTGTCATGTCCACCCGCCGGGGACCCAGCACGCCCAAATGCAGCCAAACCGAAGAAGAACCCGGCCCGCCATTGAACGAGAAAGTCAGTGGTCGCGGCTTGGCGCCCCCGGGCTGATCCAGTGTATAAGCCACAAAGAATACCGATGCTTTGGCTTTGTGTTCACTCTTGGCGTCATCCTCTTCGCGCAAGACCAAGGTGCCCGCGGTGGCTGTGTAATTTAACGTGCGCTTACCGAGCTTCAACGTATGCTTGGTCTGCACCAGCTTATCTTCCACAGGTGTCTGCGCCGCTTCTGTCTGCTTTTCCTTGTCTGCGTCTTTCTCTGTCATGCGGAAGTCTCCCAAACCAATTTTAGAAAATGGCCAAAACGATCGTGGTCATGGCACCCAGGCACAGGAAGGGTGCATAGGCGAAGGACATCATTGGCGTATAGCTGCGCTGGGCCATCGCCCAGATCAGATAGAGCAAGCTGAACGCGCCAGCAAACAGCACGCCAAAAAATAGCGCGCTCAACACTGAGGGCCAACCCAACAAAACCCCGATCACGCCAGAGATGGTCACATCGCCGAAGCCCAGGGCGGTATCTTGCCAGGCCCGGCCGCGCAACCGGGCCAAAAGGCGTCCCAGCCAATCGCCCAGCAGATACAGGGCTAACATGACCCCAAAGCCTGCGGCGCCGCCCAGCAAAACCCGTGTGAGGCCCACCCACTGCTGGCCTATCGCTCCCAACAAGAGCGCTCCCCCCAGGCTGACCATGTGCAGCACCAGGCGATGCTCAATATCGATGACAATCACCAAAGCAAAATACGCACCCACCAGCAAAAGCTGATAACCTGGAAAAGCGTTCACAGGGAACACAAACAAGAGAACTGCCAAAAGAGTGAGCAGAAAAAGAACGGCCGCGTTGCGCGGCAGCTTGAGATAGTCGAAGAACTTGGCAAAACTGAAGGGCAGCCAAACAGGCTTAGCTAACCTGCGTTGCGTGGGCAAAACATCCGCCAGATAGCAAACCAATCCCCCCAACCCAAAACCGATTATCGCCCAAGCCAGCGTCATGCCACGAATTATAGGCCAAAACAAAACAGGACCGCGCTGCGGTCCTGTTTGCTCTAACTGAGGTTTTACTTAAGCGGCTTTTTCTTCCTTGACCACGCTGACGAACTGCTGGAATAGATCGCGCAGCATTGGCTCCGGCACGGCGCCTACCTGGCGATGTACCAACTTGCCATCCGACAGGAACAGCATAGTCGGGATGCCCTGCACGCCGTACTGCTGGGCCCAGGAAGGATTCTCGTCAGTATTGACCTTGGCGATCACCAGTTGGCCGGCAAATTCCTCGGCCAGCTTATCCAGGGTCGGGGCGATCTGCAAACAAGGTCCGCACCAGGGTGCCCAAAAATCCACCACCATGGGCGTTTCAGACTTCAATACAGTCTGCTCAAAGGCATCATCAGTTACATGAATGGGTTCGTTTGCCATTTGTGTCTCCAATTTCTCCGGAACATTCTACCCTTCAGACTCGCCCTAAGTGGCTCTTCTTACCCAGGAGTATAATGGCCGCGTGGTGCTACTTTCCGATCCCAACACACCCCAA
Proteins encoded in this region:
- a CDS encoding prepilin peptidase, whose protein sequence is MTLAWAIIGFGLGGLVCYLADVLPTQRRLAKPVWLPFSFAKFFDYLKLPRNAAVLFLLTLLAVLLFVFPVNAFPGYQLLLVGAYFALVIVIDIEHRLVLHMVSLGGALLLGAIGQQWVGLTRVLLGGAAGFGVMLALYLLGDWLGRLLARLRGRAWQDTALGFGDVTISGVIGVLLGWPSVLSALFFGVLFAGAFSLLYLIWAMAQRSYTPMMSFAYAPFLCLGAMTTIVLAIF
- the trxA gene encoding thioredoxin; protein product: MANEPIHVTDDAFEQTVLKSETPMVVDFWAPWCGPCLQIAPTLDKLAEEFAGQLVIAKVNTDENPSWAQQYGVQGIPTMLFLSDGKLVHRQVGAVPEPMLRDLFQQFVSVVKEEKAA